The following coding sequences lie in one Pseudorasbora parva isolate DD20220531a chromosome 18, ASM2467924v1, whole genome shotgun sequence genomic window:
- the LOC137046394 gene encoding uncharacterized protein, translating to MGDEDNEERPAGVEQLERSKRKRRTIRSSTTRLLNQIDVELLKEEKDIDRVRDMLAVLSAKEDSLRELDSIVEEHTSLEDVEAEIELAEEYRDRVIEMKARAHRVIREHDTVSNPRPALSSDSSANKPTVRLPKLQIEKFSGDVSEWQEFWSQYETAIYSNNALCKKEKFTYLKTYLTGTAAKAVAGLTLTDSNYDAAVDILKSRFGRKDLIVNAHMSKLLNLSPVKKSSDVRALRQLYDDCEIQVRSLESLGVVSDTYGGMLCPILLRMMPDDMALEYSRHRGDDDDEWNVPNVLKFLQKEVQSRERTLQMMKSYNQRENQSANKTCSKSYSASDVKLKKPSMTSAAALHIADQKMQNCLFCDSAEHKSEKCPDHSVSARKEKLKKLGRCFMCLGSKHIARFCRSKGMSCATCGGRHHTAICEKNEASPPAAAANIDTVISSVIPQAEKGKPDIENTVLLQTAKAWVIGPTSRKMVRCLLDGGSQGSFVHENVVKELQLPVTRQGTLTLHTFGSSAPTTVSRNIVKLSLKNVWDNQQGIEIEAVVTPKVCTALMKVPGEHIQREMKSRGLQLADCAGDDKTELSVLIGSDYYWQIVSGRVERLTKSLVALESTFGWAVQGPVAVSSMTETTCMHIQLSEDAQIDKQLHAFWELESLGITSEKSESPEDVEALQRFEETSIFKDGRYEVELPWRHHHPPLQDNYRIAKKRLESLKRKLSKDVTLYSRYNEVVEDYLKQGMAEDVPREHASPQGSQTYYLPHHAVLREDKTTTKLRVVFDASSHEDRSPSLNDCLLTGPNLNPDLMSILIKFRLHEIAYMADIKKAFLQISLSERDRDAVRFLWFIGPPKEEKDMTLRILRMTRVVFGASSSPFLLAATIRKHLRQYELEHPQVVEVLRSSLYVDDFISSASEVIEAHTVTTTARNIMSAAGMELCKWMTNSPELKEKWQKSSMDCAVQPEPHGSVLKVLGLVWRPGTDDFVFDLRGLLDILKDRENTKRSVLQSSARIFDPLGFLTPFTIRIKCLFQEMWERGLKWDEELPPDLTKKWQRWCSELPQLHQVSIPRWYQTHMPHQDGQELRLHVFCDSSERAYSAVAYLQGETKEGEVTISLVASKSRVAPLKRMTLPRLELMGAVIAARLGNTLMKALQLDKTQLRLWTDSMIVLHWICGSAHKWKQFVANRVTEIQSLTDPQSWSHCKGNMNPADLPTRGLTVQDLKQSTMWWNGPCGLMSPDQSENTREDVQEDEVRSELRSKYQTAIQLVTKDPDLLSPVLCLEEYSKLKTVLRVTAWVKRFITNTRSSTKFSGELTAEELNEAGKHWIKVIQNQSFSSEIDLLKAGKCPNTDSRIRELKPFLDEDELLSVGGRLQYSDLSYREKHPWILPNNHRYAEMLVQYEHEKIMHAGVRDTLVQTREKYWILRARQVVKKVVSRCVLCKKFKAKAGQQTTAPLPRDRITESPPFETTGVDFAGPLYVKTQSVMTKAYIALFTCAVTRAVHLELVSDMSTENFLLALKRFISRRGLCKVIYSDNAKTFKRADQDLKELWKGIKDPQLREFFSEKGITWRFIVERAAWWGGFWERLVRSVKIILRKVLGRAKLNFEEMCTILTEAEAIINSRPLTYVHNDVDEPEPLTPAHFLVGQRLTCLPPKPCPAEANHPTASKEEMNRRWRYRQRLMTNIWNRWRREYLLDLKSAHRCDTPQPSLLKVGDVALIGEDNTPRQSWRLGRIEELFPGRDGLVRSCAVRTSSGTVLRRPIQLLYPLEII from the coding sequence ATGGGTGACGAAGATAACGAAGAGCGACCGGCCGGTGTGGAACAACTTGAAAGGTCCAAAAGAAAGCGTCGGACAATACGGAGTTCCACAACGAGACTGCTGAACCAGATCGACGTTGAATTATTAAAGGAAGAAAAGGATATCGATCGTGTGCGGGACATGTTAGCCGTGTTGTCAGCAAAGGAGGACAGTTTACGCGAGCTGGACAGCATAGTGGAGGAACACACTTCGCTGGAGGACGTGGAGGCGGAGATTGAACTCGCAGAGGAATACAGAGACCGCGTCATCGAGATGAAAGCGCGAGCTCACCGAGTGATCCGAGAACATGATACTGTGAGTAACCCAAGGCCTGCTCTGTCAAGTGATAGTAGCGCAAATAAACCGACTGTGAGACTGCCCAAGCTACAAATTGAGAAGTTCAGCGGAGATGTTAGTGAATGGCAGGAATTTTGGAGCCAGTATGAGACTGCTATTTATAGCAACAATGCACTTTGTAAAAAGGAAAAGTTTACCTACCTGAAAACTTACCTTACTGGAACGGCTGCAAAAGCAGTAGCAGGACTCACATTGACAGACAGTAACTATGATGCTGCAGTTGATATTCTAAAAAGCAGATTTGGAAGGAAAGATCTCATTGTAAATGCTCACATGTCAAAGCTTCTGAATCTCTCTCCTGTTAAGAAATCATCTGATGTCAGGGCATTAAGGCAGTTATATGATGACTGTGAAATTCAAGTCAGAAGCCTGGAGTCGTTGGGAGTGGTATCAGACACCTATGGTGGTATGTTGTGCCCAATATTGCTCCGAATGATGCCAGACGACATGGCTCTTGAATACAGCCGTCACAGaggggatgatgatgatgagtggAATGTGCCTAATGTGTTGAAGTTCCTGCAGAAAGAGGTTCAGAGCCGAGAGAGAACTTTACAAATGATGAAATCATACAACCAGAGAGAAAATCAGTCTGCTAACAAAACGTGCAGCAAATCATATTCAGCCAGTGATGTGAAATTAAAGAAACCAAGCATGACATCTGCAGCTGCACTACACATTGCTGACCAGAAAATGCAAAACTGCCTGTTCTGTGATAGCGCTGAACACAAATCTGAAAAATGTCCAGACCACTCAGTGTCGGCACGCAAGGAAAAACTGAAGAAGCTTGGCAGGTGCTTTATGTGTCTGGGGTCCAAACACATCGCCAGGTTTTGCAGGTCAAAGGGAATGTCATGTGCCACATGTGGAGGCAGGCATCATACAGCCATTTGTGAGAAAAATGAGGCATCTCCACCTGCTGCGGCTGCCAACATTGACACTGTTATTTCCTCAGTAATTCCCCAAGCAGAGAAAGGCAAACCTGACATTGAGAACACTGTGCTGCTACAGACCGCCAAGGCATGGGTTATAGGACCCACAAGCAGGAAGATGGTCCGCTGCTTGCTAGATGGAGGCAGTCAGGGGAGTTTTGTGCATGAGAATGTGGTGAAGGAGCTGCAGCTACCTGTTACTAGACAAGGGACACTTACTCTTCACACATTTGGCTCCTCTGCTCCAACAACGGTGAGTCGCAACATAGTGAAGCTCAGCTTGAAGAATGTTTGGGATAATCAGCAGGGAATTGAAATAGAGGCAGTTGTCACCCCCAAAGTGTGCACAGCGCTGATGAAAGTGCCTGGTGAACATATACAAAGGGAAATGAAAAGCAGAGGTCTTCAACTAGCAGACTGTGCTGGAGATGATAAAACTGAGCTTTCTGTGCTAATTGGCTCTGATTACTACTGGCAGATAGTATCAGGAAGAGTAGAAAGACTGACAAAGAGCCTAGTGGCACTGGAGAGCACTTTCGGATGGGCAGTGCAAGGCCCAGTAGCAGTGTCCAGCATGACAGAGACAACCTGCATGCATATTCAGCTTAGCGAGGATGCACAGATTGATAAACAGCTGCATGCATTCTGGGAGCTTGAGTCCCTGGGCATCACAAGTGAGAAGTCTGAGAGCCCAGAGGATGTAGAAGCATTGCAGCGGTTCGAGGAAACCTCCATCTTCAAGGATGGGCGTTACGAAGTGGAGTTGCCATGGCGACATCATCATCCTCCACTCCAAGACAATTACCGCATCGCAAAAAAGAGACTTGAGAGTTTAAAAAGGAAACTAAGCAAAGATGTCACACTCTACAGCAgatacaatgaagttgtggaGGACTACTTAAAACAAGGAATGGCTGAGGATGTGCCAAGGGAGCATGCATCACCACAAGGCAGTCAGACATATTACTTACCTCATCACGCTGTATTGAGAGAGGATAAGACGACAACGAAACTGCGGGTTGTATTTGATGCATCATCCCACGAAGATAGAAGTCCCTCACTAAATGACTGTCTCTTAACAGGTCCCAATCTGAATCCAGATCTGATgagtattttgatcaaatttaGACTGCATGAAATCGCATATATGGCAGATATCAAGAAAGCATTTCTTCAGATTTCACTCTCAGAAAGAGATCGGGACGCTGTGAGATTTCTGTGGTTCATAGGACCACCAAAAGAGGAGAAGGACATGACGCTGCGCATACTCAGAATGACGAGAGTGGTGTTTGGAGCTTCATCAAGCCCATTCTTACTCGCAGCCACCATTAGGAAGCATTTGAGACAGTATGAGTTAGAACACCCACAAGTTGTAGAAGTCCTCCGCTCCTCACTCTATGTTgatgattttatttcaagtgCAAGTGAGGTGATAGAGGCACATACAGTGACAACAACAGCCAGGAACATTATGTCTGCTGCAGGCATGGAGCTATGTAAATGGATGACGAACTCTCCTGAGCTCAAAGAAAAATGGCAGAAGAGCTCGATGGATTGTGCTGTGCAGCCAGAACCACACGGGTCTGTGCTGAAGGTGCTGGGTTTAGTGTGGAGACCGGgcactgatgattttgtttTCGACCTCAGGGGGCTGCTTGATATTctaaaagacagagaaaacacaAAACGAAGTGTTTTGCAGTCTTCTGCACGCATTTTTGACCCTCTAGGATTCCTGACTCCCTTCACCATCAGGATTAAGTGCTTGTTCCAAGAGATGTGGGAGAGAGGGCTCAAGTGGGACGAGGAACTGCCACCTGATCTGACGAAAAAATGGCAACGGTGGTGTTCAGAGCTCCCTCAGCTGCATCAGGTCTCAATCCCACGATGGTACCAAACACACATGCCACATCAGGACGGTCAAGAGTTAAGGCTACATGTGTTCTGTGACTCGAGTGAAAGGGCTTATAGTGCAGTTGCTTATCTTCAAGGAGAAACAAAGGAAGGAGAGGTCACCATAAGCCTGGTTGCATCCAAGTCCAGAGTGGCTCCACTCAAAAGGATGACACTGCCACGCTTGGAGCTAATGGGTGCTGTAATAGCAGCCAGGCTGGGGAACACCCTCATGAAAGCACTGCAACTAGACAAGACACAACTCAGACTATGGACAGACTCAATGATAGTGCTGCATTGGATTTGTGGTTCTGCTCATAAGTGGAAACAGTTTGTAGCAAATAGAGTCACAGAAATCCAGTCTCTAACTGACCCGCAGTCATGGTCTCATTGCAAAGGGAATATGAATCCAGCTGACCTCCCCACCAGAGGCCTAACTGTGCAGGACCTGAAGCAGAGCACAATGTGGTGGAATGGTCCTTGTGGTCTGATGTCACCTGATCAGTCAGAGAACACTCGGGAAGATGTTCAGGAAGATGAGGTAAGGTCTGAACTCAGATCCAAATACCAGACTGCCATACAGCTTGTCACCAAAGACCCAGACCTTTTAAGCCCTGTTTTATGTCTGGAGGAATACAGCAAACTAAAAACAGTGCTCCGAGTGACAGCCTGGGTAAAGAGGTTTATCACCAACACCCGCTCAAGCACAAAATTCAGTGGTGAACTGACGGCAGAAGAGCTGAATGAAGCAGGAAAACACTGGATAAAAGTGATTCAGAACCAGagtttcagctctgaaattgaTCTGCTGAAAGCAGGGAAATGTCCCAACACTGACTCCAGAATCCGAGAGCTAAAACCATTTCTGGATGAAGATGAGCTGCTCAGTGTGGGAGGAAGGCTCCAGTATTCTGATCTCTCTTACAGAGAAAAGCACCCTTGGATTTTGCCCAACAACCACCGATACGCAGAAATGTTGGTGCAGTATGAACATGAGAAGATAATGCATGCGGGTGTACGAGACACTTTAGTGCAGACAAGAGAGAAGTATTGGATTTTGAGGGCACGACAGGTAGTGAAGAAGGTTGTGTCCAGATGTGTACTCTGCAAGAAATTCAAGGCAAAGGCTGGACAGCAGACTACAGCACCACTGCCAAGAGACAGAATAACAGAGTCACCGCCATTTGAGACAACTGGGGTGGACTTCGCAGGGCCACTCTATGTGAAGACACAGAGCGTTATGACAAAAGcgtatatagcacttttcactTGTGCTGTGACCAGAGCAGTCCACTTAGAGTTGGTCTCAGATATGTCTACAGAGAACTTCCTGCTAGCGTTGAAAAGATTCATCTCGAGAAGAGGATTATGTAAGGTGATCTATTCCGATAATGCCAAGACGTTCAAGAGAGCTGATCAAGATTTGAAGGAGCTCTGGAAAGGAATTAAAGACCCACAGCTGCGGGAGTTCTTCTCAGAGAAGGGCATAACCTGGCGGTTCATCGTTGAAAGAGCAGCCTGGTGGGGCGGATTCTGGGAGCGGCTGGTAAGATCAGTCAAAATTATTCTCAGAAAAGTGCTTGGCAGAGCTAAACTTAACTTTGAAGAAATGTGCACCATTCTGACTGAAGCTGAAGCCATAATTAACTCGAGGCCGCTCACTTATGTGCACAATGATGTGGATGAGCCAGAGCCACTAACACCTGCTCACTTCTTGGTGGGTCAGAGACTGACCTGCTTGCCTCCTAAGCCATGTCCAGCTGAGGCTAACCATCCAACAGCAAGCAAGGAGGAGATGAACAGGAGGTGGCGCTACAGACAAAGACTTATGACCAACATCTGGAACCGATGGCGGAGAGAGTATTTGCTGGATTTGAAGTCGGCCCATCGCTGTGACACCCCACAGCCTTCTCTGCTGAAGGTCGGAGATGTTGCACTCATCGGAGAAGACAACACTCCCAGGCAGAGCTGGAGGCTAGGAAGAATTGAGGAACTGTTTCCGGGTCGTGATGGCCTAGTGAGGTCATGTGCAGTTCGCACAAGTTCAGGGACTGTTCTGCGGAGACCCATCCAGCTTTTGTATCCTTTGGAAATTATATAA
- the LOC137046354 gene encoding serine/threonine-protein kinase pim-1-like, whose product MGQRLSRKENAKEGGECVHWGNLCTPLTPTDHKAEHHPRPDETPGGIGEGGEQERREKEKKKKKKRNFRKLVASFFCFSCPKSTKAQGAQVEQGLVEEDTDEPPSRSCTEDQTSLQDVILTVEDNDHQEPPSSSPELSPATNDDQQVEDVLSQEQDSPGSLSVGEISPHLLRQLDRDEIKRIEYHIGWKYASGKKIGEGGFGSVFEGTRCKDGLQVAVKLTAKTKNTPYISLPNHHRPVPLEVALTLMANQGPRCRHIIELLDWKDHPDKYVMVLERPLPCMDMHRFWMNKGRLFSEELARHLMCQVIDAAAICCSRGVFHRDVKMQNLLVNTETLEVKLIDFGCGDRLISSSYKTYSGTKRYCPPEYFEKGEYYGKQATVWSLGVLLFTMITSLFPDSSDIELMDADVWFQPGFSDECCRFIRGCLKSEPEQRLHLEEMLSQDWFKVLSLTLISLKTY is encoded by the exons ATGGGACAGCGACTATCTCGTAAAGAGAACGCTAAGGAAGGTGGTGAGTGCGTGCACTGGGGAAATCTCTGTACACCACTGACACCCACCGACCACAAGGCGGAGCACCACCCTCGTCCTGACGAGACGCCTGGGGGTATCGGTGAGGGAGGCGAGCAGGAGAGAAGggagaaggagaagaagaaaaagaagaagaggaacTTTCGAAAGTTGGTTGcctctttcttttgtttttcttgcCCCAAATCCACCAAAGCTCAGGGTGCGCAGGTGGAACAGGGTTTGGTGGAAGAGGACACTGATGAACCCCCATCCAGGAGCTGTACTGAAG ATCAGACTTCTCTACAGGACGTCATCCTTACTGTAGAGGACAATGATCATCAGGAACCTCCTTCCAGTAGTCCTGAACTCTCCCCTGCTACTAATGATGACCAGCAAGTGGAGGACGTCCTGTCTCAAGAGCAGGATAGTCCAGGCAGTCTGTCAGTGGGTGAGATCTCACCACATCTGCTGAGACAGCTGGACCGTGATGAGATCAAGAGGATCGAGT aCCACATTGGCTGGAAATACGCCAGCGGCAAGAAGATAGGGGAAGGAGGATTCGGCTCTGTCTTTGAAGGGACCAGATGCAAAGATGGCCTTCAGGTTGCTGTGAAATTGACAGCAAAGACAAAGAACACCCCATACATCAGCCTT CCTAACCATCACAGACCAGTTCCTCTTGAGGTGGCCCTGACACTCATGGCCAATCAAGGGCCCAGATGTCGCCACATCATAGAGCTGCTGGACTGGAAGGACCATCCTGACAAGTACGTCATGGTCTTGGAGCGCCCGTTGCCCTGCATGGACATGCACAGGTTTTGGATGAATAAAGGCAGACTCTTCAGTGAGGAGTTGGCGCGTCACCTAATGTGTCAGGTGATTGACGCTGCTGCCATCTGCTGTTCCCGGGGAGTCTTCCACAGGGATGTCAAGATGCAGAACCTCCTGGTCAACACAGAGACACTAGAGGTCAAATTAATTGATTTCGGCTGTGGGGACCGCCTGATAAGCTCATCCTACAAAACCTACTCTG GAACAAAAAGGTACTGCCCCCCGGAGTATTTTGAAAAGGGAGAGTACTATGGGAAGCAGGCAACGGTGTGGTCGCTGGGGGTGCTGCTGTTTACTATGATTACCAGCCTTTTCCCAGACAGCAGCGACATCGAGTTGATGGATGCCGATGTCTGGTTCCAGCCGGGCTTCTCAGATG